In one window of Rhodothermus sp. DNA:
- a CDS encoding translocation/assembly module TamB domain-containing protein: MEPTMSTSSVRRWKARIGWALMALIGTPIVLVGLLLLVLQTSWGAEQMRRLIEQQVNVRLQGGRLEIGALRGNFVRTLAFYNVALRDTSGQTLLALDTLEMVYLPEALLKKRVHLRQVRLIRPRLNLTQQADSAWNLPHLFAAATDTPQATTAEDAPDIWIDQLTVREGTAILRFYAPLTDSIWQLHRLDVQLDTLRLPPAGWPMLAWLRLEAVLQPARVADSVHVTTRLSVRNRRFTLDTLRIWSTRSQVTGRGTLLLPADTGQIEAVDFRLKAYPLAFYDLMPFVAIPDPNRALEGFVSVQGNGRLLQAQAALRTSTGGTLTLTAAFTPLVDGPVHYQADIQIRQLNPAFLGGPQGRLDLKLTADLRGTTLQTLDGQVTLVIAEAWWGGYRLDPTRLQVHFVQGDGTLSARTGLRGARLQLDGRARLFTSPPSFRLVGTLQDLDPSRLLADTSWMGQLNLAFLVEGKGMDRVKGQLMLQPSQLNRAIIDGGQLTVHLRDDTVRFALEARLAGGRMQSQGRLYRTSTLRYEVQPFVLEQIDVAALLGDTLRSTVNGRLWLRGSGMALETLHLEAALELDSLIYGPYRLAPVRVPVRMDHGRLTATPEIGLGKGRVMLRLQGWPMARRPRWQIDQGRLEQVDLAVTGAGWTTLLNGSFEGFYRGATLTTAEAEVTLHLRNSRINAQGVEAATLTATLRRGLLTLRGRAVWPDGSLQLEARADSLTTDPVYTIERLRFQGVNLAAWTGQSQFQTRLNGALILHGRGADPRRMQLSSRLRLDASEVNGRSVAGQFRVTAIAGRWEASGRFGMAGGQARFDVGLMLRGPTPRYALTFTAEQLDLMPLLGIDTLSSRLSLEMALEGEGVAPSTMQVRGHLHSEGASLDALTIDRFEARFSMEEGLLHLDTLQLRSNVAAVEGKGQLAVVDPAGTRLSELTLQVQLHQLQPLRRLVGARLLSLDSGYLEARAYGRPGQLRFEGRWSLQNLIFDELRLVELKGRTAGELDRARRLAKAEARTRVRLLTLGTFQVEAARAELRYDGRLADYELRLAVDRRHTVRLEGQALPEQQAIRLTRLDLRLHDARWRLLQPATFTYGTAYRVQGLLLYTEAQDQQLAVDGVIDPDGTQSFVLTLEGFRLETITDLFELDGLGGALSGTVDLTGPATAPRLSGQLLLDLVSEGRPVGDLRFVLQYDSLRLWMDARLLHQADASTMTLRGTIPLDLRLQVPPEAPPFDPDQAPLDLTLTADTFAIAWIQPFLDPEILRNVRGRLVGQLHIGGTPTTPLLDGQVRLFDGAVYLPALGVSYRNIRAEARMTGNRMLVTYFELHSGGRLTGSGTVQFEALTLGTLDLRMEAQSFLAADNRAYRTVLSGTLTLRGTTEQPEVAGNLQVISADIYLIEQTAVADMEHVRLTEADLQMLRQYFGVRITEADTITFDFYEAARMQLNLRMERDVWLRSNANPEMTVQFTGTLTVQKEPYQDLQLFGTIEVIPERSYIVQFGKRFDITEGTLSFNGPADDPELKLKARYVVPAREDQSNQVIILLSVSGRLERLDLTLTSENPSGLDLPDMISYIVFGRPAGQALASLAPGRNRAGGGLLGRGAGLALGQLAGIVEGLAGEELGLDVVEIEPDGLQGAKLTVGKYVSPRLFAAVSRPIAFGRNIATQRTEVYTEFTVEYTIFDAMIVRVTSQGTTMRINLLWRYAY, translated from the coding sequence ATGGAACCCACCATGTCCACATCGTCCGTCCGTCGATGGAAGGCTCGTATTGGATGGGCTTTGATGGCGCTGATCGGTACGCCCATCGTGCTGGTGGGCCTCCTGCTGCTGGTGCTCCAGACTTCCTGGGGAGCTGAACAGATGCGCCGGCTCATTGAGCAGCAGGTGAACGTCCGATTGCAGGGCGGACGGCTGGAAATCGGGGCCTTGCGGGGCAACTTCGTGCGTACGCTGGCCTTCTACAATGTCGCGTTGCGGGACACAAGCGGACAGACGCTGCTGGCACTGGATACGCTCGAGATGGTTTATCTGCCCGAAGCGCTGCTCAAGAAGCGCGTGCACCTACGACAGGTGCGCCTGATTCGGCCACGGCTGAACCTGACGCAGCAGGCCGATAGCGCCTGGAATTTGCCGCATCTGTTCGCAGCGGCGACGGATACCCCGCAAGCAACTACTGCTGAAGACGCTCCGGACATCTGGATCGATCAGCTGACGGTACGAGAAGGAACGGCTATACTCCGTTTCTATGCCCCCCTTACCGACTCGATCTGGCAGCTGCATCGACTTGACGTGCAGCTCGATACGCTGCGATTGCCGCCTGCAGGCTGGCCTATGCTGGCATGGCTCCGTCTGGAGGCCGTGCTCCAGCCGGCTCGGGTAGCTGACTCGGTGCACGTCACGACGCGCCTTTCGGTACGCAACCGGCGTTTTACGCTCGACACCTTGCGCATATGGTCCACCCGCAGCCAGGTAACCGGCCGGGGTACGCTGCTTTTACCGGCTGATACGGGACAGATAGAAGCCGTGGACTTTCGGTTGAAGGCGTATCCGCTGGCGTTTTACGACCTGATGCCCTTTGTTGCGATTCCAGATCCGAACCGGGCGCTCGAAGGCTTTGTGTCCGTGCAGGGCAATGGTCGTCTGCTGCAGGCACAGGCTGCACTGCGTACCAGTACGGGCGGTACACTCACGCTGACGGCCGCCTTCACCCCGCTTGTGGATGGTCCTGTTCACTACCAGGCCGACATACAGATACGCCAACTGAATCCGGCTTTTCTGGGAGGACCGCAGGGACGGCTCGATCTGAAACTTACCGCCGATCTCCGAGGCACCACGCTGCAGACGCTGGATGGCCAGGTGACGCTGGTGATAGCCGAGGCCTGGTGGGGGGGGTACCGACTGGATCCTACCCGGCTGCAGGTGCATTTTGTGCAGGGCGACGGCACATTGAGCGCACGGACTGGTCTGCGCGGCGCACGACTCCAGCTGGACGGACGTGCACGTCTCTTCACATCGCCTCCTTCGTTTCGCCTGGTCGGTACACTCCAGGACCTGGATCCATCGCGTTTGCTGGCGGATACGAGCTGGATGGGACAGCTCAACCTGGCTTTTCTGGTGGAAGGCAAAGGGATGGATCGGGTGAAGGGACAACTGATGCTGCAGCCTTCGCAGCTGAACCGGGCTATAATCGATGGCGGGCAACTGACCGTGCATTTGCGCGATGATACCGTACGTTTTGCCCTGGAGGCAAGGCTGGCAGGTGGGCGTATGCAGAGCCAGGGCCGCCTCTACAGAACTTCGACCCTGCGCTATGAAGTGCAGCCTTTTGTGCTGGAGCAGATCGACGTGGCGGCCTTGCTGGGCGACACCCTTCGCAGTACGGTTAATGGCCGACTCTGGCTGCGCGGCAGTGGAATGGCGCTTGAGACGCTCCACCTGGAAGCCGCGCTCGAACTCGATAGCCTGATTTATGGGCCGTACCGGCTGGCGCCGGTGCGTGTGCCCGTTCGGATGGATCACGGTCGACTTACAGCCACACCCGAAATTGGGCTGGGCAAGGGGCGTGTAATGTTGCGATTGCAGGGATGGCCGATGGCTCGCCGCCCACGCTGGCAGATCGACCAGGGCCGATTGGAACAGGTAGATCTGGCGGTCACAGGCGCTGGTTGGACTACGCTGTTGAACGGCTCCTTTGAAGGGTTCTACCGGGGGGCGACCCTGACCACAGCAGAGGCAGAGGTGACGTTGCATCTGAGGAATTCCCGGATCAATGCGCAGGGAGTGGAGGCGGCCACATTGACCGCTACGCTGCGACGCGGCCTGCTGACGCTGAGAGGACGGGCGGTATGGCCAGATGGATCACTCCAGCTGGAGGCCCGAGCCGACTCGCTGACGACCGATCCAGTGTACACCATTGAGCGGTTACGCTTTCAGGGCGTGAACCTGGCGGCTTGGACCGGACAATCGCAGTTCCAGACCCGGCTGAACGGGGCATTGATCCTTCACGGACGGGGTGCAGATCCTCGACGCATGCAACTGAGCAGCCGATTGCGGCTCGATGCTTCGGAGGTCAATGGTCGATCGGTTGCCGGGCAGTTTCGCGTAACCGCCATAGCCGGTCGGTGGGAAGCCAGCGGGCGGTTTGGTATGGCTGGCGGACAGGCCCGCTTTGATGTCGGCTTGATGCTGAGGGGGCCGACGCCTCGCTACGCGTTGACGTTCACGGCTGAACAGCTCGACCTGATGCCCCTGCTCGGGATTGACACCCTTTCGAGTCGTCTGTCGCTCGAAATGGCCCTGGAAGGAGAAGGCGTAGCGCCAAGCACGATGCAGGTGCGTGGTCACCTGCACAGTGAGGGCGCCTCTCTCGACGCGCTGACGATCGATCGGTTTGAGGCTCGTTTTTCGATGGAGGAGGGCCTGCTGCATCTTGATACCCTGCAGCTACGAAGCAATGTGGCGGCTGTGGAAGGTAAGGGGCAATTAGCGGTGGTTGATCCAGCAGGCACGCGCCTCTCCGAGCTGACCCTTCAGGTGCAGCTCCACCAGTTGCAGCCGCTGCGACGGCTTGTGGGAGCCCGTCTGCTTTCTCTGGATAGCGGCTACCTTGAGGCACGCGCCTACGGACGGCCTGGACAGCTTCGCTTTGAGGGACGCTGGAGTCTGCAAAATCTAATCTTCGATGAGCTGCGGCTTGTGGAGCTGAAAGGGCGCACGGCTGGTGAACTGGACCGGGCCCGTCGGTTGGCTAAGGCCGAAGCACGCACTCGGGTGCGTTTGCTGACACTGGGCACGTTTCAGGTCGAAGCTGCACGTGCCGAGTTACGCTACGATGGTCGCCTGGCCGATTATGAGCTGCGTCTGGCAGTGGATCGCCGACATACCGTCCGTCTTGAAGGACAGGCACTACCGGAACAACAGGCGATTCGGCTGACGCGACTCGATCTCCGATTGCACGATGCCCGCTGGCGTTTGCTACAACCGGCTACCTTTACCTATGGCACGGCTTATCGCGTCCAGGGATTGCTGCTTTATACCGAGGCGCAGGATCAACAGCTGGCAGTTGACGGGGTAATCGATCCGGACGGTACGCAGAGCTTTGTGCTTACATTGGAAGGCTTTCGTCTGGAGACCATCACCGACCTGTTTGAACTGGACGGGTTGGGCGGAGCGCTCAGCGGAACGGTGGATCTGACCGGTCCGGCCACGGCGCCCCGGTTGAGCGGACAGCTGCTGCTGGATCTGGTCTCGGAAGGACGTCCGGTAGGCGATCTGCGGTTCGTGCTGCAGTACGACAGCCTGCGGCTCTGGATGGATGCCCGGTTGCTGCACCAGGCCGATGCGAGTACGATGACGCTGCGCGGGACCATACCACTGGACCTGCGGCTACAGGTACCCCCGGAAGCCCCCCCGTTCGATCCAGATCAGGCACCCCTCGACCTGACCCTGACCGCCGATACGTTCGCCATTGCCTGGATTCAGCCCTTCCTGGATCCTGAGATCCTGCGGAATGTGCGTGGGCGGCTGGTCGGACAGCTCCATATTGGTGGGACACCGACCACGCCCTTACTGGATGGACAGGTCCGCCTTTTTGACGGAGCCGTCTATCTGCCAGCATTAGGGGTTTCCTATCGGAATATTCGGGCAGAAGCCCGCATGACGGGTAATCGGATGCTGGTAACATATTTCGAATTGCACTCGGGCGGACGGCTTACCGGAAGCGGTACGGTACAGTTTGAAGCGTTGACACTGGGCACGCTCGACCTGCGCATGGAGGCCCAGTCATTTCTGGCGGCCGACAACCGTGCTTATCGGACTGTTCTTTCGGGTACGCTGACGTTGAGGGGGACCACCGAACAGCCGGAAGTGGCCGGCAACCTGCAGGTGATCAGCGCCGACATTTACCTGATCGAGCAGACTGCGGTGGCCGACATGGAGCACGTCCGGCTCACCGAAGCCGATTTGCAGATGCTACGCCAGTACTTTGGCGTGCGCATCACCGAAGCAGATACCATTACTTTTGATTTCTATGAAGCTGCGCGTATGCAACTGAACCTGCGCATGGAACGCGACGTGTGGCTTCGTTCAAACGCTAATCCTGAAATGACCGTCCAGTTTACAGGCACGCTTACGGTGCAGAAAGAACCCTATCAGGATCTACAGCTCTTCGGAACCATCGAAGTGATTCCCGAACGCAGCTACATCGTGCAATTCGGCAAAAGGTTTGATATTACGGAAGGAACGCTTTCATTCAACGGGCCAGCCGACGATCCGGAGCTCAAGCTGAAAGCGCGGTATGTCGTGCCGGCGCGTGAAGATCAATCAAACCAGGTGATCATCCTGCTGTCGGTCAGTGGGCGATTGGAACGGCTCGATCTGACGTTGACGTCGGAAAATCCATCGGGACTCGACTTGCCAGATATGATCTCGTACATTGTCTTCGGACGTCCGGCCGGGCAGGCACTTGCCTCCCTGGCTCCCGGTCGTAACAGGGCAGGGGGTGGGTTGCTGGGACGTGGAGCTGGCTTGGCGCTTGGACAGCTGGCTGGCATTGTCGAGGGACTTGCTGGTGAAGAACTTGGACTGGATGTGGTCGAAATCGAACCTGACGGCCTCCAGGGTGCCAAGCTGACCGTTGGTAAATACGTCTCACCCCGCCTGTTTGCGGCTGTCAGCCGACCGATCGCCTTTGGAAGAAACATAGCCACACAGCGGACGGAAGTCTATACAGAGTTTACGGTCGAATACACCATTTTCGACGCAATGATTGTGCGCGTGACCAGCCAGGGGACGACGATGCGGATCAACCTGCTGTGGCGCTATGCCTACTGA
- a CDS encoding ABC transporter permease, with product MPTEPEALDIPVRPSERIGRAFFERAGGLVLFIGRFFRDVWRPPYEVRELINQMDEAGSKSFILTAVTGMAIGVVLAMQSRGTLARFGAEAVLPNMLALSVFKEIGPVITSLVLAGRLGAGMAAELGSMRVTEQIDALEVAALKPFHYLVITRVLACVVMFPILTIWTNMIALAGGYVESVISADMDYRLFWNSAFSSLRFADLFVDTLKTSVFGFLVGIVSCYLGYTVQGSTREVGQAAMQAVVISSLLILLADVVVVRISLFLYGAL from the coding sequence ATGCCTACTGAGCCGGAAGCCCTCGACATTCCAGTGCGTCCTTCCGAACGCATCGGCCGCGCATTTTTTGAACGGGCCGGTGGGCTGGTGCTGTTTATTGGTCGATTCTTTCGCGACGTGTGGCGTCCCCCCTATGAAGTACGCGAGTTGATCAACCAGATGGATGAAGCTGGCTCGAAGAGCTTTATCCTGACGGCCGTTACGGGCATGGCCATCGGAGTGGTACTGGCCATGCAGAGCCGGGGAACGCTTGCCCGCTTCGGTGCTGAGGCGGTACTGCCTAATATGCTGGCCCTTTCGGTTTTTAAAGAGATTGGCCCGGTTATCACGTCGCTGGTACTGGCCGGACGTCTGGGCGCTGGCATGGCGGCCGAACTGGGCTCAATGCGCGTAACTGAGCAGATCGACGCGCTCGAAGTGGCGGCGCTTAAGCCTTTCCATTACCTGGTGATTACGCGGGTGCTGGCCTGCGTGGTGATGTTTCCGATTCTGACGATCTGGACGAACATGATTGCCCTGGCTGGCGGCTATGTTGAGTCGGTCATCTCAGCGGACATGGACTATCGACTTTTCTGGAACAGTGCGTTTTCCAGCCTGCGTTTTGCGGATCTGTTTGTCGATACGCTCAAGACCAGTGTGTTCGGCTTTCTGGTGGGCATTGTCAGCTGTTATCTGGGCTATACCGTGCAGGGAAGTACGCGTGAGGTCGGACAGGCGGCTATGCAGGCAGTGGTGATTTCGTCGTTGTTGATTTTGCTGGCCGACGTGGTCGTTGTCCGCATTTCGCTGTTTCTGTATGGCGCCCTGTGA
- a CDS encoding ATP-binding cassette domain-containing protein, whose product MPSPEIVVALRDVHKRFGEREVLRGVSLDVPAGTSAVVMGGSGTGKSVLLKHIVRLLVPDRGAVWVFGQRVDQLEGEALDRLRLSVGYLFQSGALFDSMTVYENLNFLLERHTRLSRAERRDRILETLEWVGLGHTAMQYPAELSGGQRKRIALARAIILEPRLLLYDEPTTGLDPVSVRTVSELIVRLRDERGITSIAITHDLLCAEIIADRAHFLHEGRIVMSGTLDELRRADHPVLRNFFGA is encoded by the coding sequence ATGCCGTCGCCCGAGATTGTGGTAGCATTGCGCGATGTGCATAAGCGTTTCGGGGAGCGAGAGGTACTGCGTGGGGTGTCGCTGGACGTGCCGGCGGGCACCTCGGCGGTGGTCATGGGCGGCTCGGGGACAGGCAAAAGCGTACTGCTCAAGCACATTGTGCGCCTGCTGGTGCCCGACCGCGGCGCCGTGTGGGTGTTCGGCCAGCGGGTTGATCAGCTCGAAGGCGAGGCGCTCGATCGGCTACGCCTTTCGGTCGGCTATCTTTTTCAGAGCGGGGCCCTGTTCGATTCAATGACCGTGTACGAAAACCTGAACTTTTTGCTGGAACGGCATACCCGGCTCAGCCGGGCCGAGCGCCGCGATCGTATTCTGGAGACGCTTGAGTGGGTGGGCCTGGGGCATACGGCTATGCAATACCCGGCCGAGCTTTCCGGTGGCCAGCGCAAACGCATTGCCCTGGCCCGGGCGATCATCCTGGAGCCCCGGTTGCTGCTGTACGACGAGCCCACCACCGGACTTGACCCGGTTTCGGTCCGCACCGTCTCGGAGCTTATCGTGCGTCTGCGCGACGAACGGGGCATTACGTCGATAGCCATCACCCACGATCTGCTCTGCGCGGAAATCATTGCCGACCGGGCGCATTTTCTGCACGAAGGACGCATTGTGATGAGCGGAACGCTTGACGAATTGAGACGGGCCGATCACCCTGTGCTACGCAACTTCTTCGGAGCCTGA
- a CDS encoding MlaD family protein yields the protein MSREVRVGLLALAGITLFVVALFAIANRSFLLSDTFLLRARFNRVAGLVPGAPVQFQGVNVGRVESVQLPPEPGGRIEVTMAIKEEARRVIHSRTQAQIKSEGLVGQQIVVLVNPPGVQGEPVSEGDLIVGVDPFDLFEITDRTLASVQRFEDAANAFRQIMLDVQAGEGTLGKLIYDPTLYNEFVATTNETRRVLNNLANNAEALVALAEEATQGVQSILDKIDQGEGTVARMLNDPALYERLLATADTLRQVASDLRAITGAAENAANWGALGAYRFAELMEAAKHNWLFRRYFEERGYMERAPFEVRERAIEQAYRQLQARMRELEAWERQLQEREARLKALETRLSALADSLAGTDGH from the coding sequence ATGTCGCGGGAAGTACGGGTTGGACTACTGGCGCTGGCGGGGATTACCCTGTTCGTTGTGGCACTGTTTGCCATTGCGAACCGATCCTTCCTGCTGAGCGATACGTTTTTGTTGCGCGCCCGCTTCAACCGGGTGGCGGGTCTGGTGCCCGGTGCGCCTGTTCAATTTCAGGGCGTGAACGTCGGACGCGTCGAGTCGGTGCAGCTTCCGCCAGAGCCGGGGGGACGGATTGAGGTAACCATGGCCATCAAAGAAGAAGCCCGACGCGTCATTCATTCACGCACCCAGGCACAGATCAAAAGCGAAGGACTGGTCGGGCAGCAAATCGTGGTGCTGGTCAATCCGCCGGGCGTTCAGGGCGAGCCGGTTTCAGAAGGCGACCTGATTGTGGGCGTCGATCCGTTCGACCTGTTTGAGATCACCGACCGGACACTGGCCTCGGTGCAGCGCTTTGAGGATGCGGCCAATGCCTTCCGGCAGATTATGCTGGACGTACAGGCCGGCGAAGGAACGCTGGGCAAGCTGATCTACGATCCCACGCTCTACAACGAGTTTGTCGCTACCACAAACGAGACGCGGCGCGTGCTGAATAACCTGGCTAACAATGCCGAGGCGCTGGTAGCACTGGCCGAGGAGGCCACGCAGGGCGTGCAATCGATCCTGGATAAGATCGATCAGGGTGAGGGGACAGTGGCCCGTATGCTGAACGACCCGGCATTGTACGAGCGATTGCTGGCTACGGCCGATACGTTGCGACAGGTGGCGTCTGACCTGCGGGCCATTACAGGTGCCGCCGAGAATGCGGCCAACTGGGGAGCGCTGGGCGCTTATCGATTTGCCGAGCTTATGGAAGCGGCCAAGCATAACTGGCTTTTCCGCCGTTACTTTGAGGAGCGTGGCTACATGGAACGCGCTCCTTTCGAGGTGCGGGAACGGGCCATCGAACAGGCTTATCGCCAGTTGCAGGCACGTATGCGGGAGCTGGAGGCTTGGGAACGACAATTGCAGGAACGCGAAGCACGGCTGAAAGCCCTGGAGACCCGCCTGTCGGCCCTGGCCGACTCGCTGGCCGGCACTGACGGGCATTAA
- a CDS encoding AI-2E family transporter, which yields MTPPKFTPNNLEEPRLGPFETLLLGGGLALFLALLYEMREFLTPPLISIAAIILLWPLRHYRSVRALLFSGGFLLLFWLLSQLRVVLIPFVLAYLLAYLCNPLVDLLERRLHVPRWVSALTVTVLVVGVLSTILLLLVPTIVRQLIELINQLLNSIGELRRWLFENPLLDRLEEVLPIDRQALVQQLTAFLQAQLNALTSKLPDTLATVAQSIGSLLGALTVLAILPMLIFYTLKDYPKLQEVLIGLFPKHNGRRDYLMYAGTVVGNYLRGQLLISLIAAFNVSVALVIFDVPFALLIGLLAGVLNLIPNLGAVVTNIIALLIALLFGDPPLLDAVIVTAVLLGQGLLEASVLSPHILSHQVGLHPILILLSLFVFGYFLGAFGLLIAVPTTAILVGFYQSYREAREKLAIPAPSESTSMAE from the coding sequence ATGACGCCTCCGAAGTTTACGCCAAACAATCTGGAAGAACCTCGGCTGGGGCCGTTCGAGACGCTCCTGCTGGGCGGTGGCCTGGCACTGTTTCTGGCACTCCTCTATGAGATGCGGGAGTTTTTAACTCCACCGCTGATCTCAATCGCGGCGATCATCCTGCTCTGGCCGTTGCGGCATTATCGATCGGTACGGGCGCTACTGTTCTCCGGTGGATTTTTGTTGCTGTTCTGGCTGCTGAGCCAGCTTCGAGTAGTGCTCATCCCGTTCGTCCTGGCCTATTTGTTGGCGTATCTGTGCAATCCACTCGTTGATCTACTGGAGCGGCGCTTACATGTGCCCCGCTGGGTCTCGGCACTGACGGTTACCGTGCTGGTGGTAGGGGTGCTTAGTACCATCCTGCTGCTGCTGGTTCCCACCATCGTGAGGCAGCTCATTGAACTCATTAACCAGTTGCTGAACAGCATCGGCGAACTGCGTCGCTGGCTTTTTGAAAACCCGCTGCTGGATCGACTGGAAGAAGTACTTCCGATCGATCGCCAGGCCCTGGTTCAACAGCTTACTGCATTTCTGCAGGCCCAGCTCAATGCACTGACCAGCAAGCTTCCAGATACGCTGGCCACTGTAGCACAATCGATCGGCTCGCTGCTGGGAGCATTGACGGTACTGGCCATTCTACCCATGCTCATCTTCTACACGCTGAAAGACTATCCCAAACTGCAAGAGGTCCTGATCGGCCTATTTCCCAAGCACAACGGCCGCCGCGATTACTTGATGTATGCCGGTACGGTGGTGGGCAACTACTTGCGCGGCCAGCTTTTGATCAGCCTGATTGCCGCCTTCAACGTGTCGGTCGCCCTGGTGATTTTCGATGTGCCCTTCGCTCTGTTAATTGGCCTGCTGGCTGGTGTGCTCAACCTGATCCCCAACCTGGGGGCGGTGGTGACGAACATCATCGCGTTGCTGATTGCATTGCTTTTTGGTGATCCGCCGTTGCTGGATGCCGTGATCGTAACGGCGGTGCTGCTGGGGCAGGGCTTGCTGGAGGCCAGTGTGCTGTCGCCTCATATTCTGAGCCATCAGGTGGGGTTGCATCCGATATTGATCCTGCTGTCGCTGTTCGTGTTTGGATACTTTCTGGGAGCGTTTGGCTTACTTATCGCCGTGCCCACCACCGCCATCCTGGTGGGGTTCTATCAGAGCTACCGGGAGGCTCGCGAGAAGCTGGCCATCCCTGCACCTTCCGAGTCTACCAGCATGGCAGAATAG
- a CDS encoding YlxR family protein produces the protein MTEKHVPIRSCVVCRTRRPKHELVRIVRRPDGRVELDLEQKKPGRGAYLCSRPACWNLKKALPRLQRALRTELDAEARAALAAWAERLQQCEEQGT, from the coding sequence ATGACCGAAAAGCATGTACCCATCCGCTCCTGTGTGGTCTGCCGCACGCGACGTCCCAAGCACGAGCTGGTGCGTATTGTACGCCGTCCGGATGGCCGCGTCGAGCTGGACCTCGAGCAGAAGAAACCCGGCCGCGGCGCCTACCTGTGTTCGCGTCCTGCCTGCTGGAATCTGAAAAAGGCGCTCCCCCGCCTGCAACGGGCACTGCGTACCGAACTCGACGCCGAAGCGCGTGCTGCGCTGGCCGCCTGGGCCGAAAGATTGCAGCAATGCGAGGAGCAGGGTACATAG
- a CDS encoding 6-bladed beta-propeller, with the protein MKNYRWLLLLGAVLIAGVVLWRLRATSRHDTGRRLVATLRMVGRIGTEVPQFTPRGLKIYNNALYIADYGDLSVKKYSLDGSLLASYGGKRGEGPGELRQIVDIAVHDSNLWIVDTRARRILRFDEVTGQFRSAFSVADMHPLRIAQVGPYLFVMGLGPFEELFVQYDTSGRLIRRFGVVTERQAEMKINMQGVLENMGDTALVFVPTFAGYAFVFDTTGVLRTRMPLLDTRPFPKPRTEERAGGRIYYASGSAVWNMNAWIDHNFLFINTVYQKPEKQYFVDQYDLRTGHYVHSILIPSMENYLEAYWIKDKVFVLSDTSVVVYSVQPE; encoded by the coding sequence ATGAAAAACTACAGGTGGCTGTTGTTGTTAGGCGCGGTGTTGATTGCGGGTGTCGTGCTGTGGAGGTTACGGGCCACCTCCCGGCACGACACCGGCCGCCGTCTGGTTGCCACGTTGCGCATGGTCGGGAGGATAGGTACGGAGGTGCCACAGTTTACGCCTCGAGGACTTAAAATCTATAATAATGCCCTTTACATTGCCGATTATGGTGATCTATCGGTAAAAAAGTATAGTCTGGATGGAAGCTTGCTTGCAAGCTATGGAGGAAAACGGGGAGAAGGGCCGGGTGAATTACGTCAGATCGTCGATATTGCTGTACATGACAGCAATCTCTGGATTGTGGATACGCGTGCCCGACGCATTTTGCGCTTTGATGAGGTGACGGGGCAATTCCGTTCGGCCTTTTCTGTGGCCGATATGCATCCCCTGCGTATCGCTCAGGTTGGGCCGTATCTGTTTGTGATGGGATTGGGACCATTTGAAGAGCTATTTGTGCAGTACGACACTTCAGGTCGGCTGATCCGTCGCTTTGGGGTGGTCACGGAGCGCCAGGCCGAAATGAAAATAAATATGCAGGGGGTGCTCGAAAATATGGGCGATACGGCGCTGGTTTTCGTACCGACATTTGCCGGATATGCTTTTGTTTTTGATACAACTGGTGTGCTTCGTACACGTATGCCTCTTTTAGATACCCGCCCATTTCCCAAACCCAGGACAGAGGAGAGGGCAGGAGGGCGCATCTACTATGCCTCCGGTTCAGCCGTGTGGAATATGAATGCCTGGATTGATCACAATTTTCTCTTTATCAACACGGTGTATCAAAAGCCTGAAAAGCAATATTTTGTCGATCAATACGATCTACGAACCGGACATTATGTTCATTCTATTCTAATTCCAAGTATGGAAAATTATCTGGAAGCCTATTGGATAAAGGATAAAGTTTTTGTATTAAGTGACACTTCTGTTGTTGTATATTCTGTGCAACCAGAATAA
- a CDS encoding 6-bladed beta-propeller has translation MADNGDWSVKKYSLEGKLLARYGGRRGEGPGELLGIGDIAVYREHLWVVDIQARKLLHFDEKTGRYLGEFKTPDLYPLRIAQVGPYLFVLGLGPFEELIVQYDTAGQLRRRFGHLTDR, from the coding sequence GTGGCCGACAACGGGGATTGGTCGGTAAAGAAGTACAGTCTGGAGGGGAAGTTACTGGCACGCTACGGAGGAAGGCGAGGAGAAGGACCCGGGGAATTACTGGGAATCGGGGATATTGCTGTGTACCGGGAGCATTTATGGGTTGTCGATATTCAAGCCCGGAAGCTGCTGCACTTCGACGAAAAAACAGGTCGGTATCTCGGCGAATTCAAAACGCCTGATCTGTATCCGCTGCGTATTGCCCAGGTTGGGCCTTATCTGTTCGTACTGGGATTAGGGCCGTTTGAAGAATTAATTGTCCAATATGATACTGCTGGACAATTGCGCCGTCGCTTTGGACACCTGACAGACCGGTAG